A single Vulcanisaeta distributa DSM 14429 DNA region contains:
- a CDS encoding lysine transporter LysE: protein MFQQFYDFMLGMVFGFLLAVPPGPMNALIAAEATRSPIHGTSVGLGAMSADGILMVITYLFSRVLGHYVYYLYFIGFAVMIYLAVSILRSTFSPRSSSGNRSVLLNYFMGVSMGLTNPYQVFWWLTAGLSFMSIFGIFSIVGLFTAILIWVFTFPYAVYVGKVYGGSKVDFAVKLVSALGIMAFAIYIIIHALTHFM from the coding sequence ATGTTTCAGCAGTTTTATGATTTTATGCTTGGGATGGTCTTTGGTTTCCTCCTTGCCGTTCCCCCTGGCCCTATGAATGCGTTGATAGCTGCTGAGGCTACTCGGTCGCCTATTCATGGGACCAGTGTTGGTCTTGGGGCGATGTCTGCCGATGGTATACTCATGGTTATTACCTACCTCTTCTCCAGGGTTTTGGGTCATTACGTGTATTACCTATACTTCATTGGTTTTGCGGTGATGATTTACCTAGCCGTGTCAATTTTAAGGTCCACCTTCTCTCCTAGGAGCTCCAGTGGTAATAGGTCTGTGCTCCTTAATTACTTTATGGGTGTTTCCATGGGTTTAACGAATCCGTATCAAGTCTTTTGGTGGCTCACGGCTGGTCTATCATTCATGAGCATATTCGGTATTTTCAGCATAGTGGGTTTGTTCACGGCAATACTCATTTGGGTCTTTACGTTTCCATACGCTGTCTATGTTGGTAAGGTTTATGGTGGTTCCAAGGTTGATTTTGCGGTTAAACTCGTCTCGGCGTTGGGCATAATGGCCTTCGCCATCTATATAATTATTCACGCGTTAACGCATTTCATGTAG